A genomic segment from Labrus bergylta chromosome 3, fLabBer1.1, whole genome shotgun sequence encodes:
- the dagla gene encoding diacylglycerol lipase-alpha isoform X1, whose amino-acid sequence MPGMVMFRRRWSVGSDDLVLPALFLFLLHCIWLVVLSVVLFGLPYGSDQSCSVTLVDHGRGYLGILVSCLICESAIMWLSMRGSILYTQPREAVQYVLYIRLAILLVELVYAVVGITWLVQYYQPCSDVTAKNLALGIVACNWLVIFSVCITLMCTFDPTGRTFVKLKATRRRQRNLTTYTLRHRLEEGQASSWSRRLKFFMCCTRAQDTQSDAYSEVASLFAEFFRDLDIVPSDIIAGLVLLRQRQRSKRSSILDQANNDILAFLSGMPVTRSTRYLDLKNSTEMGMYKDVCYYMLFALAAYGWPMYLMRKPACGLCRLASSCPCTSVSGSRMSQSVTVEEDNCCGCNVLAIRRHFLDRDLKQVQIVYTSCHDAVYETPFFVAVDHAKKKVVISIRGTLSPKDALTDLTGDSERLPVEEQHGTWLGHKGMVFSAEYIKKKLEQEMILSQAFGRDLSKGTMHYGLVIVGHSLGAGTAAILSFLLRPQYPTLHCYSYSPPGGLLSEDAMEYSKEFVSSVVLGKDLVPRLGLSQLEGFRRHLLEVLQKSNKPKWRIIAGGTKCIPKSELPVEDEDPQSQPAAPPSSRLWLHPSDLSIALSASTPLYPPGRIIHVVHNHPPETFCGQEEPTYSALWGDNKAFDEVIISPAMLNEHMPHMVMEGLNKVLENYNKGKTALLSAAKIMVSPTEVDLNPETIFMDASTNSHQPTPTTHHRRNSSVRQKPLLRSCAQSEISLDGFSECPPPPVPVVLRGARERLTVELRDRKAPLAVMESLSDAESLYSLDSRRSSAALRGSPMLSCLPFPLDAPIPEENPSLSSRTELLAADCLCQETPEHLGEVGPFFCPLESTPEYSMRLSPATPRYSGHHSPALLDQSISAQPLKPELNANPKMLPDGDHQEIPGVYSPGSTPNAPLSPQISSRQTNREKGDWEMDISEKQLGEETGPAASSPPPQLSNGNPSQAVLEFAQYLDSLFRLDGSSSPPLDLSDGESESGRGSLGQGEGLGDGQLLDDTQLLARATLEPNLVPKPPRTFAGSADPSSGISLSPSFPLSSSEELNDLSPGEGTLPAIHSLRTSPPCHCPEENTLSSMV is encoded by the exons ATGCCTGGCATGGTGATGTTTCGGCGGCGCTGGTCAGTTGGCAGTGATGACCTGGTGCTGCCcgccctcttcctctttctattACACTGCATATG gttGGTGGTTCTGTCCGTGGTTCTGTTCGGCCTCCCGTATGGTTCAGACCAGTCCTGTTCTGTAACGCTGGTGGACCATGGCCGAGGGTACCTGGGCATCCTGGTTAGCTGCCTTATCTGTGAGAGCGCCATCATGTGGCTGAGTATGAGAGGCAGTATTCTGTACACACAGCCCAGGGAAGCTGTGCAGTACGTCCTCTACATACGGCTCG CTATTCTATTGGTTGAGCTAGTATATGCAGTTGTAGGAATCACCTGGCTTGTCCAGTACTATCAGCCCTGCTCTGATGTCACTGCCAAAAACCTGGCTTTGG GAATTGTTGCATGCAACTGGCTAGTGATATTCAGCGTCTGCATTACGCTCATGTGCACCTTTGACCCAACGGGTCGGACTTTTGTCAAACTGAAAGCCACCCGTCGACGTCAGCGCAACCTCACTACCTACACACTCAG ACACAGGCTAGAGGAAGGCCAAGCTAGCAGCTGGAGTAGGAGGCTCAAGTTCTTCATGTGCTGCACCAGAGCCCAGGATACACAATCA GATGCGTATTCAGAAGTGGCCAGCCTTTTTGCAGAGTTTTTCAGAGACCTGGACATAGTGCCTAGCGATATTATTGCTGGCCTGGTACTTCTCCGCCAGAGACAGAGGTCTAAGAGATCGTCTATCCTGGACCAG GCCAACAATGACATATTAGCCTTCTTATCTGGGATGCCTGTCACTCGTAGCACAAGATACCTGGACCTCAAGAACTCG ACTGAGATGGGCATGTACAAGGATGTGTGTTACTACATGCTCTTTGCCCTGGCTGCGTATGGGTGGCCCATGTACCTAATGAGGAAGCCTGCTTGTGGGCTGTGCCGCCTCGCAAGCTCCTGCCC CTGCACGTCGGTGTCTGGCTCTCGGATGTCTCAGTCTGTGACAGTGGAGGAGGACAATTGTTGCGGCTGTAATGTTCTGGCCATACGCAGACACTTCCTTGACAGGGACCTCAAGCAGGTTCAAATTGTCTACACATCCTGCCACGATGCA GTTTATGAGACTCCATTTTTTGTGGCAGTGGATCATGCCAAAAAGAAGGTTGTCATCAGTATCAGAGGAACCCTTTCACCAAAG GACGCCTTGACTGATCTGACAGGGGATTCTGAGCGTCTGCCTGTAGAAGAGCAGCACGGGACCTGGCTTGGTCACAAG GGGATGGTTTTCTCAGCAGAATACATTAagaagaagctggagcaggaaatGATCTTGTCACAGGCTTTCGGCAGAGACTTG AGCAAAGGCACCATGCACTACGGCCTGGTGATAGTCGGGCACTCCCTCGGTGCAGGCACTGCTGCTATCCTCTCCTTCCTGCTGAGGCCTCAGTACCCCACCCTACACTGCTACTCTTACTCCCCACCTGGTGGCCTTCTTAG TGAGGATGCCATGGAGTACTCCAAGGAGTTTGTCTCATCGGTGGTATTAGGAAAAGATCTGGTACCAAG GCTTGGCCTGTCACAATTGGAGGGTTTCCGACGCCACCTTCTGGAAGTGTTACAGAAAAGTAACAAGCCAAAG TGGAGAATAATTGCGGGAGGCACCAAATGCATCCCAAAATCAGAGCTTCCCGTAGAGGACGAGGATCCTCAGTCTCAGCCAGCAGCGCCCCCCAGCAGTCGCCTCTGGCTCCACCCCAGTGACCTCAGCATCGCCCTTTCAGCCTCCACCCCCCTCTACCCTCCTGGCAGGATCATCCATGTGGTGCACAACCATCCTCCAGAGACATT CTGTGGCCAGGAGGAGCCAACCTACTCTGCTCTATGGGGGGACAACAAGGCCTTTGATGAGGTCATCATATCGCCGGCCATGCTTAATGAGCACATGCCCCACATGGTGATGGAGGGCCTAAACAAG GTGCTGGAGAACTACAACAAAGGGAAAACTGCTTTGCTGTCAGCAGCCAAGATCATGGTGAGCCCCACAGAAGTGGACTTGAACCCAGAGACCATTTTCATGGACGCATCAACGAATTCCCATCAGCCGACGCCTACAACCCACCACCGCAGGAACAGTAGTGTTCG acaaaaaccATTGTTACG tTCATGTGCCCAGTCTGAAATATCTCTGGATGGTTTCTCTGAGTGCCCTCCTCCCCCAGTGCCTGTTGTGCTGCGTGGTGCACGTGAGCGCCTGACAGTGGAGCTTAGGGACCGCAAAGCACCGCTGGCCGTCATGGAGAGTCTCTCAGACGCTGAATCCCTCTATAGTCTGGATTCCCGGCGCTCCTCAGCTGCGCTAAGGGGTTCACCGATGCTGAGTTGCCTCCCATTCCCTTTGGATGCCCCGATCCCGGAGGAGAAtccatctctcagctctcgcACTGAACTATTAGCTGCCGACTGCCTCTGCCAGGAAACGCCAGAGCACCTGGGTGAGGTCGGGCCCTTCTTTTGCCCCCTGGAATCCACCCCAGAATATTCTATGCGGCTGTCTCCTGCCACCCCGCGCTACAGTGGACACCATTCCCCAGCTCTGCTTGACCAGAGCATCTCGGCTCAGCCTTTGAAGCCAGAGCTTAACGCCAACCCAAAAATGCTTCCTGATGGAGATCACCAGGAGATTCCTGGTGTCTACAGCCCGGGAAGCACTCCGAATGCTCCCCTCAGCCCACAGATTAGTTCTAGACAAACGAATAGAGAAAAAGGAGACTGGGAGATGGATATATCTGAGAAACAGTTAGGTGAAGAGACAGGACCAGCAGCTTCGTCTCCTCCACCACAACTTTCAAATGGAAACCCCAGCCAGGCGGTGCTGGAGTTTGCCCAGTATTTAGACTCTCTTTTCAGATTGGATGGCAGCAGCTCTCCGCCTCTTGACCTGTCTGACGGGGAGTCGGAGTCAGGAAGGGGCTCCCTCGGACAGGGGGAGGGTCTGGGAGATGGACAGCTACTGGATGACACACAACTTCTTGCCAGAGCAACACTGGAGCCTAACCTCGTCCCTAAGCCCCCACGCACTTTTGCTGGATCTGCCGACCCTTCTTCGGGCATCTCTTTGTCCCCTTCCTTCCCCCTCTCATCGTCTGAGGAGCTCAATGACCTTTCGCCGGGCGAGGGTACCCTGCCAGCCATTCACTCCCTACGAACATCTCCCCCTTGCCACTGTCCTGAAGAGAACACACTATCATCTATGGTGTAA
- the dagla gene encoding diacylglycerol lipase-alpha isoform X2 — translation MPGMVMFRRRWSVGSDDLVLPALFLFLLHCIWLVVLSVVLFGLPYGSDQSCSVTLVDHGRGYLGILVSCLICESAIMWLSMRGSILYTQPREAVQYVLYIRLAILLVELVYAVVGITWLVQYYQPCSDVTAKNLALGIVACNWLVIFSVCITLMCTFDPTGRTFVKLKATRRRQRNLTTYTLRHRLEEGQASSWSRRLKFFMCCTRAQDTQSDAYSEVASLFAEFFRDLDIVPSDIIAGLVLLRQRQRSKRSSILDQANNDILAFLSGMPVTRSTRYLDLKNSTEMGMYKDVCYYMLFALAAYGWPMYLMRKPACGLCRLASSCPCTSVSGSRMSQSVTVEEDNCCGCNVLAIRRHFLDRDLKQVQIVYTSCHDAVYETPFFVAVDHAKKKVVISIRGTLSPKDALTDLTGDSERLPVEEQHGTWLGHKGMVFSAEYIKKKLEQEMILSQAFGRDLSKGTMHYGLVIVGHSLGAGTAAILSFLLRPQYPTLHCYSYSPPGGLLSEDAMEYSKEFVSSVVLGKDLVPRLGLSQLEGFRRHLLEVLQKSNKPKWRIIAGGTKCIPKSELPVEDEDPQSQPAAPPSSRLWLHPSDLSIALSASTPLYPPGRIIHVVHNHPPETFCGQEEPTYSALWGDNKAFDEVIISPAMLNEHMPHMVMEGLNKVLENYNKGKTALLSAAKIMVSPTEVDLNPETIFMDASTNSHQPTPTTHHRRNSSVRSCAQSEISLDGFSECPPPPVPVVLRGARERLTVELRDRKAPLAVMESLSDAESLYSLDSRRSSAALRGSPMLSCLPFPLDAPIPEENPSLSSRTELLAADCLCQETPEHLGEVGPFFCPLESTPEYSMRLSPATPRYSGHHSPALLDQSISAQPLKPELNANPKMLPDGDHQEIPGVYSPGSTPNAPLSPQISSRQTNREKGDWEMDISEKQLGEETGPAASSPPPQLSNGNPSQAVLEFAQYLDSLFRLDGSSSPPLDLSDGESESGRGSLGQGEGLGDGQLLDDTQLLARATLEPNLVPKPPRTFAGSADPSSGISLSPSFPLSSSEELNDLSPGEGTLPAIHSLRTSPPCHCPEENTLSSMV, via the exons ATGCCTGGCATGGTGATGTTTCGGCGGCGCTGGTCAGTTGGCAGTGATGACCTGGTGCTGCCcgccctcttcctctttctattACACTGCATATG gttGGTGGTTCTGTCCGTGGTTCTGTTCGGCCTCCCGTATGGTTCAGACCAGTCCTGTTCTGTAACGCTGGTGGACCATGGCCGAGGGTACCTGGGCATCCTGGTTAGCTGCCTTATCTGTGAGAGCGCCATCATGTGGCTGAGTATGAGAGGCAGTATTCTGTACACACAGCCCAGGGAAGCTGTGCAGTACGTCCTCTACATACGGCTCG CTATTCTATTGGTTGAGCTAGTATATGCAGTTGTAGGAATCACCTGGCTTGTCCAGTACTATCAGCCCTGCTCTGATGTCACTGCCAAAAACCTGGCTTTGG GAATTGTTGCATGCAACTGGCTAGTGATATTCAGCGTCTGCATTACGCTCATGTGCACCTTTGACCCAACGGGTCGGACTTTTGTCAAACTGAAAGCCACCCGTCGACGTCAGCGCAACCTCACTACCTACACACTCAG ACACAGGCTAGAGGAAGGCCAAGCTAGCAGCTGGAGTAGGAGGCTCAAGTTCTTCATGTGCTGCACCAGAGCCCAGGATACACAATCA GATGCGTATTCAGAAGTGGCCAGCCTTTTTGCAGAGTTTTTCAGAGACCTGGACATAGTGCCTAGCGATATTATTGCTGGCCTGGTACTTCTCCGCCAGAGACAGAGGTCTAAGAGATCGTCTATCCTGGACCAG GCCAACAATGACATATTAGCCTTCTTATCTGGGATGCCTGTCACTCGTAGCACAAGATACCTGGACCTCAAGAACTCG ACTGAGATGGGCATGTACAAGGATGTGTGTTACTACATGCTCTTTGCCCTGGCTGCGTATGGGTGGCCCATGTACCTAATGAGGAAGCCTGCTTGTGGGCTGTGCCGCCTCGCAAGCTCCTGCCC CTGCACGTCGGTGTCTGGCTCTCGGATGTCTCAGTCTGTGACAGTGGAGGAGGACAATTGTTGCGGCTGTAATGTTCTGGCCATACGCAGACACTTCCTTGACAGGGACCTCAAGCAGGTTCAAATTGTCTACACATCCTGCCACGATGCA GTTTATGAGACTCCATTTTTTGTGGCAGTGGATCATGCCAAAAAGAAGGTTGTCATCAGTATCAGAGGAACCCTTTCACCAAAG GACGCCTTGACTGATCTGACAGGGGATTCTGAGCGTCTGCCTGTAGAAGAGCAGCACGGGACCTGGCTTGGTCACAAG GGGATGGTTTTCTCAGCAGAATACATTAagaagaagctggagcaggaaatGATCTTGTCACAGGCTTTCGGCAGAGACTTG AGCAAAGGCACCATGCACTACGGCCTGGTGATAGTCGGGCACTCCCTCGGTGCAGGCACTGCTGCTATCCTCTCCTTCCTGCTGAGGCCTCAGTACCCCACCCTACACTGCTACTCTTACTCCCCACCTGGTGGCCTTCTTAG TGAGGATGCCATGGAGTACTCCAAGGAGTTTGTCTCATCGGTGGTATTAGGAAAAGATCTGGTACCAAG GCTTGGCCTGTCACAATTGGAGGGTTTCCGACGCCACCTTCTGGAAGTGTTACAGAAAAGTAACAAGCCAAAG TGGAGAATAATTGCGGGAGGCACCAAATGCATCCCAAAATCAGAGCTTCCCGTAGAGGACGAGGATCCTCAGTCTCAGCCAGCAGCGCCCCCCAGCAGTCGCCTCTGGCTCCACCCCAGTGACCTCAGCATCGCCCTTTCAGCCTCCACCCCCCTCTACCCTCCTGGCAGGATCATCCATGTGGTGCACAACCATCCTCCAGAGACATT CTGTGGCCAGGAGGAGCCAACCTACTCTGCTCTATGGGGGGACAACAAGGCCTTTGATGAGGTCATCATATCGCCGGCCATGCTTAATGAGCACATGCCCCACATGGTGATGGAGGGCCTAAACAAG GTGCTGGAGAACTACAACAAAGGGAAAACTGCTTTGCTGTCAGCAGCCAAGATCATGGTGAGCCCCACAGAAGTGGACTTGAACCCAGAGACCATTTTCATGGACGCATCAACGAATTCCCATCAGCCGACGCCTACAACCCACCACCGCAGGAACAGTAGTGTTCG tTCATGTGCCCAGTCTGAAATATCTCTGGATGGTTTCTCTGAGTGCCCTCCTCCCCCAGTGCCTGTTGTGCTGCGTGGTGCACGTGAGCGCCTGACAGTGGAGCTTAGGGACCGCAAAGCACCGCTGGCCGTCATGGAGAGTCTCTCAGACGCTGAATCCCTCTATAGTCTGGATTCCCGGCGCTCCTCAGCTGCGCTAAGGGGTTCACCGATGCTGAGTTGCCTCCCATTCCCTTTGGATGCCCCGATCCCGGAGGAGAAtccatctctcagctctcgcACTGAACTATTAGCTGCCGACTGCCTCTGCCAGGAAACGCCAGAGCACCTGGGTGAGGTCGGGCCCTTCTTTTGCCCCCTGGAATCCACCCCAGAATATTCTATGCGGCTGTCTCCTGCCACCCCGCGCTACAGTGGACACCATTCCCCAGCTCTGCTTGACCAGAGCATCTCGGCTCAGCCTTTGAAGCCAGAGCTTAACGCCAACCCAAAAATGCTTCCTGATGGAGATCACCAGGAGATTCCTGGTGTCTACAGCCCGGGAAGCACTCCGAATGCTCCCCTCAGCCCACAGATTAGTTCTAGACAAACGAATAGAGAAAAAGGAGACTGGGAGATGGATATATCTGAGAAACAGTTAGGTGAAGAGACAGGACCAGCAGCTTCGTCTCCTCCACCACAACTTTCAAATGGAAACCCCAGCCAGGCGGTGCTGGAGTTTGCCCAGTATTTAGACTCTCTTTTCAGATTGGATGGCAGCAGCTCTCCGCCTCTTGACCTGTCTGACGGGGAGTCGGAGTCAGGAAGGGGCTCCCTCGGACAGGGGGAGGGTCTGGGAGATGGACAGCTACTGGATGACACACAACTTCTTGCCAGAGCAACACTGGAGCCTAACCTCGTCCCTAAGCCCCCACGCACTTTTGCTGGATCTGCCGACCCTTCTTCGGGCATCTCTTTGTCCCCTTCCTTCCCCCTCTCATCGTCTGAGGAGCTCAATGACCTTTCGCCGGGCGAGGGTACCCTGCCAGCCATTCACTCCCTACGAACATCTCCCCCTTGCCACTGTCCTGAAGAGAACACACTATCATCTATGGTGTAA